The Halovivax ruber XH-70 genome includes the window CGCCGCACAGGAAGCGCTCCGATCCGTCCCCGACGAGTACCGCAACGCATCGTACGGGCTCGGCGCGAGCCGCTGGCAGACGGTGCGGAACGTCGTCCTCCCCGAGGCGGTTCCCGGTATCCTGACCGGGACGATTCTCGCGCTGGGACGCGCGATCGGGGAGACGGCGCCGCTCGTGATGCTCGCCATCGCGACCACGCGCTTCTCGCCCCCGGACGGTATCTTCTCCGGCGCGACCGCACTGCCACTTCAGATCTTCGCCGCGAAGGGCAACAACATCCCCGAGTACCGGACGGGCGTCGTCGCTGCGGCTGCCGTCGTCCTGCTTGCGTTGATGTTGCTGATGAACGCGGCGGCGATCCTGATCAGGAACCGGTACCAGAAGCGAGACAAATCATGAGCAAGAACGACATTGACGACGCGACAGTACAGCCAGTCGACGACGGCGGAACCGTCGGTGATGGACAGCAGTCGACAGGGGAGGGTCAACGGCCGACCGGCGACGGAGCACCCCAGTTCGACACGAACGTCTCGTACCGCGAGCGCAGGTCGACCCCTTCGGTCGTCGAGGTGCGAGACCTGAATGTCTACTACGGCGACGAGCAGGCGCTCGAGAACGTTGAGATGACGATCCCACGCCAGCAGGTGACCGCGATGATCGGTCCGTCGGGTTGTGGGAAGTCGACGTTCCTCCGCTGTCTCAACCGGATGAACGACCTCGTCGAGGCCGCCCGTATTGAGGGTGAGGTCCTGCTGGAGGGAACGAACCTCTACGGCGACGACGTCGACCCCGTCGTGTTGCGTCGCCGAATCGGCATGGTGTTCCAGCAACCGAACCCGTTCCCGAAGAGCATCTACGACAACGTCGCGTTCGGCCTCCGCGTCCAGAACAAGACGGTCACTGACGAAATCATCGAGCGGGCGTTGAAGCGGGCCGCGCTCTGGGACGAAGTAAAGGACAAGCTCCACCGGAGCGCACTCGATCTCTCGGGCGGCCAGCAACAGCGCCTCTGCATCGCCCGCGCTATCGCGGTCGACCCCGACGTCATCCTCAT containing:
- the pstB gene encoding phosphate ABC transporter ATP-binding protein PstB, which codes for MSKNDIDDATVQPVDDGGTVGDGQQSTGEGQRPTGDGAPQFDTNVSYRERRSTPSVVEVRDLNVYYGDEQALENVEMTIPRQQVTAMIGPSGCGKSTFLRCLNRMNDLVEAARIEGEVLLEGTNLYGDDVDPVVLRRRIGMVFQQPNPFPKSIYDNVAFGLRVQNKTVTDEIIERALKRAALWDEVKDKLHRSALDLSGGQQQRLCIARAIAVDPDVILMDEPASALDPVATSKIEDLIEALAEDYTVVIVTHNMQQAARISDKTAVFLTGGELVEFDDTNKIFENPEHDRVEDYISGKFG